In Aestuariibaculum lutulentum, one DNA window encodes the following:
- a CDS encoding fatty acid desaturase family protein, translating into MSKQTLSFSRTDSAKFFRTLNKRVNEYFKENDVKRTGNWKLWVKTIVMFSIFLTPYFLLLTLNIPGWAQLLLTIVMGIGMAGVGMNVMHDGNHGAFSNKEWVNRLMGSSIYILAGNVYNWQVQHNVLHHTYTNIHGHDEDLEAGRILRFTEHSEWRWHHRFQHYYSVLLYGLLTINWAITTDWQQMQRYMKRKLSYGKFPNPVWNWSKLVISKVIYISIWIVLPMLVLDIAWWKILIGFFVMHYTAGLILSVVFQLAHVMEEAEMPLPEKDGTMKNTWAIHQLKTTVNFGAKSKIINWFTGGLNHQIEHHIFPHISHIHYDKIGKIVKETAKEFNLPYNEYKTTRKAIIAHFKHLKEMGMKPALQV; encoded by the coding sequence ATGTCAAAACAAACGCTTTCCTTTTCAAGAACAGATTCTGCAAAGTTTTTCAGAACACTTAACAAACGTGTAAATGAATACTTTAAAGAAAATGATGTAAAACGTACGGGGAATTGGAAACTTTGGGTTAAAACTATTGTTATGTTTTCAATATTTTTAACGCCTTACTTTTTATTACTAACATTAAACATCCCAGGTTGGGCTCAATTACTATTAACTATTGTTATGGGAATTGGTATGGCCGGTGTCGGCATGAACGTTATGCACGATGGTAACCACGGTGCTTTTTCTAATAAGGAATGGGTTAACCGCCTTATGGGAAGTAGTATTTATATCCTTGCCGGGAATGTGTATAACTGGCAGGTACAACACAATGTACTTCACCACACCTATACCAACATTCACGGTCACGATGAAGATTTAGAAGCCGGACGTATTTTACGTTTTACAGAGCACTCTGAATGGCGTTGGCACCACAGATTTCAACATTACTACTCCGTTTTACTTTACGGTTTATTGACCATAAATTGGGCTATTACTACGGACTGGCAACAAATGCAACGCTACATGAAGCGTAAGTTGTCTTACGGAAAATTCCCAAATCCGGTTTGGAACTGGAGTAAGTTAGTGATCTCTAAAGTTATCTATATCTCCATCTGGATTGTTCTTCCAATGCTTGTTTTAGATATTGCCTGGTGGAAAATTTTAATCGGATTCTTCGTGATGCACTACACCGCCGGATTAATTTTAAGTGTTGTTTTCCAGTTAGCACACGTTATGGAAGAAGCTGAAATGCCACTACCGGAAAAAGACGGTACTATGAAAAATACATGGGCGATTCACCAGTTAAAAACAACAGTTAATTTTGGAGCTAAAAGCAAAATCATTAACTGGTTTACCGGAGGATTAAACCACCAGATTGAGCATCACATTTTCCCACATATTAGCCATATTCATTATGACAAAATCGGAAAAATCGTGAAAGAAACTGCGAAAGAGTTTAACTTACCTTATAACGAATATAAAACCACACGTAAGGCTATCATAGCACATTTCAAGCATTTAAAAGAAATGGGGATGAAACCGGCTTTACAAGTCTAA
- a CDS encoding di-heme oxidoreductase family protein — MKPEEGEYLSGGKNGTIVNNSEEAFGFFSRGLTSDQETDFGIGNSFFRQSWITAPATATARDGLGPFFNAISCASCHFKDGRGRAPEYDGELGTGLLLRLSTSQQDVHGAYLPDPVYGGQLQDVAINGVDAEAAYTISYEYITEMYPDGSSAELRKPTYNIQGYNYGDMTSDLHVSPRVANQMIGMGLLEALSESTILAAEDITDADADGISGKANYVFDRTSNTIKLGRFGWKANQPTVRQQVAGAFSGDIGLTSSIFPKETFPSGFDGSTIISGGEPEVPDTVLDRVVLYSSTLAVPARRDYDTDEVLKGKQIFNNIACAKCHTPKFTTNNSYYIEANRNQEIRPYTDLLLHDMGEGLADHAPDFLADGNEWRTQPLWGIGLISVVNGHTYLLHDGRARNIEEAILWHGGEAENAKNEFKSLSKEERDQLIAFVQSL; from the coding sequence ATGAAGCCTGAGGAAGGAGAATACCTTTCGGGAGGTAAGAATGGAACGATTGTAAATAATTCAGAAGAAGCCTTTGGTTTTTTTTCCAGAGGATTAACCTCAGATCAGGAAACCGATTTCGGAATAGGAAATTCATTTTTCAGACAAAGTTGGATTACCGCACCGGCAACAGCAACAGCGAGAGATGGTCTAGGACCATTTTTTAATGCTATTTCTTGTGCAAGTTGTCATTTTAAGGATGGTAGAGGACGCGCGCCAGAATATGATGGTGAATTAGGAACCGGTTTATTGTTGCGTTTAAGTACGTCTCAACAAGATGTTCACGGGGCATATTTACCAGACCCTGTTTATGGTGGGCAATTACAGGATGTGGCTATTAACGGCGTAGATGCTGAGGCAGCTTATACAATTTCCTATGAATATATTACCGAGATGTATCCCGATGGTAGCTCGGCGGAATTAAGAAAACCAACCTACAATATTCAAGGTTATAATTACGGAGATATGACTTCAGATTTGCACGTGTCCCCTCGTGTAGCAAACCAAATGATAGGCATGGGATTGCTCGAAGCATTATCAGAATCCACCATATTGGCTGCGGAAGATATTACCGATGCTGATGCTGATGGTATTTCTGGAAAGGCAAATTATGTTTTCGATAGAACGTCGAATACTATAAAATTGGGACGCTTCGGATGGAAAGCGAATCAACCGACCGTTCGTCAGCAGGTCGCTGGAGCTTTTTCGGGTGATATTGGATTAACGAGCTCTATTTTTCCAAAGGAAACGTTTCCTTCAGGTTTCGATGGTTCAACTATTATAAGTGGAGGAGAACCAGAAGTGCCAGACACAGTTTTAGATCGAGTAGTGCTGTATTCAAGTACTTTGGCTGTTCCGGCCCGCAGAGATTATGACACCGATGAAGTGTTAAAGGGGAAGCAGATATTTAATAACATAGCCTGTGCTAAATGCCATACACCTAAGTTTACTACCAATAATTCTTATTATATAGAAGCCAATCGCAATCAGGAGATTCGTCCATACACCGATTTGTTATTACATGATATGGGAGAAGGTTTAGCTGATCATGCGCCAGACTTTCTTGCCGATGGGAACGAGTGGAGGACACAGCCGCTTTGGGGAATTGGACTGATTTCTGTGGTAAACGGACATACCTATTTACTTCATGACGGAAGAGCAAGAAATATTGAAGAAGCTATTTTATGGCATGGAGGCGAGGCTGAAAATGCTAAAAATGAATTTAAGTCCTTGTCGAAAGAAGAAAGAGATCAACTTATTGCATTTGTGCAGTCACTTTAA
- a CDS encoding tetratricopeptide repeat protein: MKKQLIITALLISSFTTFAQANKLLRQAERSTNLQERIELCDQVIALEPKNLDAYFLRGLAKNDTGDFYGAIVDYSKIIVLEPDPDTYYNRGNSRYALNDFEGAKQDFEKAFELDPNFIDALYSMGCAQYDLGEYEDAVKTFWKVNEAVPNDTKAIYRRADSYNALKQYRNALNNYTLAVNLERSSTAFYNRGVFLISINYYKDALSDFEKAIKRDDTNSNAYFFRATSHLFLGDYIKAFDDYNTALKYDNLDFDAMLGLAIANYKMNDLSNAKLFFEKAGNIIDPDNTIEGIDKFKNTYWYTNQLFYFKERYQELIKL; encoded by the coding sequence ATGAAAAAACAACTAATCATTACCGCTTTACTTATATCCAGTTTTACAACTTTTGCTCAGGCCAACAAACTCTTGCGACAGGCAGAGCGCAGCACAAATTTACAAGAACGTATTGAATTATGTGATCAGGTTATTGCTTTAGAACCTAAAAATCTAGATGCTTATTTCTTAAGAGGATTAGCTAAAAATGATACTGGTGATTTCTATGGTGCTATAGTCGATTACTCTAAAATTATTGTTTTAGAACCAGACCCGGACACATACTACAATCGTGGAAATTCCCGATATGCTTTAAATGATTTTGAAGGCGCTAAGCAAGATTTCGAAAAAGCATTTGAATTGGATCCTAATTTTATTGATGCCCTTTACAGTATGGGCTGTGCTCAATATGACTTAGGCGAATACGAAGACGCCGTGAAAACATTTTGGAAGGTTAATGAAGCTGTTCCTAACGACACTAAAGCAATTTATCGTCGAGCCGACAGTTATAATGCCCTAAAACAATACCGAAATGCATTAAACAATTACACCTTAGCTGTTAACCTTGAAAGATCGTCTACAGCTTTTTATAATCGAGGGGTTTTTCTAATTAGCATTAATTATTATAAAGATGCCCTTAGTGATTTTGAAAAAGCCATCAAAAGAGACGACACAAACTCCAACGCTTACTTCTTTAGAGCAACCTCTCATTTATTTTTAGGAGATTATATCAAAGCTTTTGACGATTACAATACCGCATTAAAATATGATAATCTGGATTTTGATGCCATGCTAGGTCTCGCCATTGCTAATTACAAAATGAACGACCTAAGCAACGCGAAACTTTTCTTTGAAAAAGCCGGCAATATTATAGATCCTGACAACACCATCGAAGGTATTGACAAGTTTAAGAACACCTATTGGTATACCAACCAACTCTTTTATTTTAAAGAAAGGTATCAGGAATTAATTAAACTGTAA
- the rsmG gene encoding 16S rRNA (guanine(527)-N(7))-methyltransferase RsmG → MELILKYFPNLTEDQINKFKLLETLYQDWNLKINVVSRKDIDELYLRHVLHSLGIAKVMQFKDGSKIMDVGTGGGFPGVPLAILYPECSFHLVDSIAKKLKVVNEVVEGLGLTNVKTTHTRVEEIDDTYDFIVSRAVAAMPTFVHWVKGKIAKEQRHDFKNGILYLKGGDLTEELQDYKTATIYDLTDYYDEDFFETKKVVHLPLKYKG, encoded by the coding sequence ATGGAACTTATACTTAAATACTTCCCAAACCTGACAGAAGATCAAATTAATAAATTTAAATTACTGGAAACCTTGTACCAGGATTGGAATTTAAAAATCAATGTGGTGTCGAGAAAAGACATTGATGAGCTGTACTTACGTCACGTTTTACATTCTTTAGGAATTGCCAAAGTAATGCAGTTTAAAGATGGAAGTAAAATTATGGATGTTGGTACTGGTGGTGGTTTTCCAGGGGTTCCATTAGCTATTTTATATCCGGAGTGTTCGTTTCATTTGGTAGATAGTATAGCTAAAAAGCTAAAAGTAGTAAATGAGGTTGTTGAAGGGTTAGGTTTAACCAATGTAAAAACAACGCATACTCGTGTTGAAGAAATTGATGATACTTACGATTTTATTGTAAGTCGTGCTGTTGCCGCTATGCCAACTTTTGTGCATTGGGTAAAAGGTAAAATAGCTAAAGAACAAAGACACGATTTTAAAAATGGAATCCTGTATTTAAAAGGAGGCGATTTAACCGAAGAACTTCAGGATTATAAAACCGCAACCATTTACGATTTAACCGATTATTACGACGAAGATTTTTTTGAAACTAAAAAGGTAGTACACTTACCTCTTAAATACAAAGGTTAA
- a CDS encoding pyridoxal phosphate-dependent aminotransferase: MQLLSDRVLNMATSATLAMAAKARELRNEGKDIIGLSLGEPDFNTPDFIKDAAIQAINDNYNSYSPVDGYADLKDAIITKFKRDNNLTYTPAQIVVSTGAKQSLANVAAVLTNPGDEVIVPCPYWVSYADIVKLYDGVPVEVETSIDTDFKMTPEQLEAAITPKTKMIWFSSPCNPSGSIYSAEELRGLADVLVKYPNIYVVSDEIYEHINYVGGHASMAQFEDMYDRTITVNGVSKAFAMTGWRIGYIGAPEKIARACNKIQGQMTSGTNCIAQRATITALNESPDRVKYMIDEFKVRRDLILGLLKDIEGFECNTPQGAFYVFPNVSAFYGKTFKGKTINNASDLSMFFLEEALVATVDGAAFGNPNCLRISYAASQEQIIEAMRRIKEALS, from the coding sequence ATGCAACTACTATCCGATAGAGTTCTAAATATGGCAACGTCTGCGACATTAGCCATGGCTGCAAAAGCAAGAGAACTAAGAAATGAAGGCAAAGATATTATTGGTTTAAGTTTGGGTGAACCAGACTTTAATACACCAGACTTTATTAAAGATGCCGCGATTCAAGCTATTAACGACAACTACAATTCGTATTCTCCTGTAGATGGTTATGCTGATTTGAAAGACGCTATCATTACGAAGTTTAAACGCGATAATAACTTAACATACACACCAGCTCAAATTGTAGTTTCAACAGGTGCTAAACAATCTTTAGCTAACGTTGCTGCTGTTTTAACAAATCCTGGTGATGAAGTTATTGTTCCTTGTCCTTATTGGGTTAGTTATGCAGATATCGTAAAATTATACGATGGTGTACCTGTTGAAGTAGAAACTTCTATTGATACAGATTTTAAAATGACACCTGAACAATTAGAGGCTGCTATTACTCCAAAAACAAAAATGATTTGGTTTAGCTCTCCTTGTAACCCTAGTGGATCTATTTACAGCGCTGAAGAATTAAGAGGTTTAGCAGATGTATTGGTAAAATACCCTAACATTTATGTAGTTTCTGATGAGATTTACGAGCACATCAACTATGTTGGTGGTCATGCGTCTATGGCTCAGTTTGAAGATATGTACGATCGTACCATTACAGTAAACGGTGTATCGAAAGCATTTGCTATGACCGGATGGCGTATTGGTTACATTGGAGCTCCTGAAAAGATTGCTCGTGCATGCAACAAGATTCAAGGACAAATGACAAGTGGTACAAACTGTATCGCTCAACGTGCAACTATAACTGCCCTTAACGAATCTCCAGACCGTGTTAAATACATGATCGACGAGTTTAAAGTACGTCGTGATTTAATCTTAGGATTATTAAAAGATATTGAAGGTTTTGAATGCAACACGCCACAAGGTGCTTTTTATGTATTCCCTAACGTTTCTGCGTTCTACGGAAAAACATTTAAAGGAAAAACAATCAACAACGCTTCAGATCTTTCTATGTTTTTCTTAGAAGAAGCTTTAGTTGCAACAGTTGATGGTGCTGCTTTTGGTAACCCAAACTGTTTACGTATTTCTTACGCAGCTTCTCAAGAGCAAATTATTGAAGCTATGAGACGTATTAAAGAAGCTTTAAGCTAA